From Thermoflavifilum aggregans, a single genomic window includes:
- a CDS encoding LytR/AlgR family response regulator transcription factor codes for MISHLTRALIIDDERLARNELRRLLKEFPDIQIVGEASNAQEGLEQIESLEPDLLFLDIQMPDKTGFELLEMLDRVPAVIFTTAYDEYALKAFEFNALDYLMKPIEPRRLADALHKLRQQEEKEKQQLLGRGVLSENDQVFVKDGERCWFVKLHDIRLFESAGNYARVYFGTNKPLILKSLNALEERLDPRVFFRANRKHIVNLRHIEKIDPYFNGGLLLEMRGGEKIEVSRRQAVKFKEMMSL; via the coding sequence ATGATCAGCCATCTTACCCGGGCTTTGATTATTGACGATGAACGGCTGGCGCGCAATGAGCTCAGGCGCCTGCTGAAAGAGTTTCCCGATATCCAGATCGTGGGTGAAGCATCCAATGCCCAGGAAGGCCTGGAGCAGATTGAGAGTCTGGAGCCCGACCTGCTGTTTCTGGACATCCAGATGCCCGACAAAACCGGCTTTGAACTGCTGGAGATGCTCGATAGGGTGCCGGCTGTGATCTTCACTACAGCCTACGATGAATATGCCCTGAAAGCTTTTGAGTTCAACGCACTGGATTACCTGATGAAGCCCATTGAGCCGCGGCGCCTGGCCGATGCGCTGCATAAGCTGCGCCAGCAGGAGGAAAAGGAAAAACAGCAGCTGCTGGGGCGGGGCGTACTTTCGGAAAATGATCAGGTGTTTGTGAAAGATGGCGAACGCTGCTGGTTCGTGAAGCTGCACGACATCCGCCTGTTTGAAAGTGCAGGCAATTATGCACGGGTTTATTTCGGCACCAACAAACCGCTCATCCTCAAATCCCTCAATGCCCTGGAGGAAAGGCTCGATCCGCGGGTTTTCTTCCGCGCCAACCGCAAGCATATTGTGAACCTGCGGCATATTGAAAAAATTGATCCTTACTTCAACGGCGGGTTGCTGCTGGAAATGCGGGGCGGGGAAAAAATTGAAGTATCGCGCCGTCAGGCGGTGAAGTTCAAGGAAATGATGAGCCTTTGA
- a CDS encoding geranylgeranylglyceryl/heptaprenylglyceryl phosphate synthase: MSLPADGKKNHSFVYKPFSDMQTAQPVYTTFCENKQKGKKTFAVLIDPDNIDLPRLNHLIQLAEEAQVDYLLIGGSLVITDHLDTYCKHIKQHTHIPLILFPGSPAQLSRHVDALLYLSLISGRNAELLIGQHVLSAAAVKQSGVEVISTGYMVIDGGVPTTVSYISNAAPIPADKDDIAMCTALAGEMLGKKIIYMDAGSGARYPISERMLRRVAEQISLPLIAGGGIRDPETAYRMARAGADVIVVGNAIEKDPELIRDMATAIHSVPAMMS; this comes from the coding sequence ATGAGTTTACCTGCAGATGGGAAAAAAAATCATAGTTTTGTGTATAAGCCTTTTTCAGATATGCAAACAGCCCAGCCTGTATATACCACATTCTGTGAAAACAAACAAAAAGGCAAAAAAACTTTTGCAGTCCTGATTGATCCGGATAATATTGATCTCCCCCGCCTTAATCATCTGATTCAGCTTGCCGAAGAGGCTCAGGTAGATTATCTGCTGATTGGTGGCAGCCTGGTGATCACAGATCATCTGGACACCTATTGCAAACATATCAAGCAACATACCCATATTCCGCTGATCCTATTTCCTGGCAGTCCGGCCCAGCTGAGCCGGCATGTGGATGCCCTGCTTTATCTGTCGCTTATCTCCGGCCGCAATGCCGAGCTGCTGATTGGCCAGCATGTGCTGTCGGCAGCTGCCGTGAAGCAAAGCGGCGTGGAAGTGATTTCCACCGGATATATGGTGATTGACGGCGGCGTGCCCACTACGGTTTCCTACATCAGCAATGCAGCACCCATCCCGGCCGATAAGGATGATATTGCCATGTGCACGGCCCTGGCAGGTGAGATGCTGGGGAAAAAAATCATTTACATGGATGCCGGCAGTGGTGCCCGTTATCCCATCAGCGAGCGCATGCTGCGCCGGGTGGCTGAGCAGATTTCGCTGCCCCTGATTGCCGGCGGTGGCATCCGCGACCCGGAAACCGCCTACCGCATGGCCCGCGCCGGTGCCGACGTGATTGTGGTGGGCAATGCCATTGAGAAAGATCCCGAGCTCATCCGCGATATGGCCACGGCCATACATTCCGTGCCGGCCATGATGTCGTGA
- a CDS encoding vitamin B12-dependent ribonucleotide reductase: MTANNQTLKKGLQFSRYFTKEGISPYDMFSYELRSSVIRNPNGEVIFEMNNVEVPSHWSQIATDILAQKYFRKAGVPQPDGSLGRETSVKQVVHRLANCWRNWGERYGYFASAQDAQVFYDELVYCMLNQMCAPNSPQWFNTGLYDSYGIKGKPQGHYYVDPETKELKESTSAYERPQPHACFILSVEDDLVNPGGIMDLWVREARIFKYGSGVGTNFSNIRAEGEKLSGGGSSSGLMSFLKIGDRAAGAIKSGGTTRRAAKMVCLDLDHPEVVEFINWKVEEEKKVAALIAAGYSSDYEGEAYRTVSGQNSNNSVRIPNEFFRILAEDGIWEMKARTTGKTMKTIKARELWDKIAYAAWRCADPGVQFDTTINEWHTCPKGGRIRASNPCSEYMFLDNTACNLASINLRKFYDETENRFDIPAFEYVVRLWTVVLEISVLMAQFPSKEVAQLSYDYRTLGLGYANLGSLLMINGIPYDSEKARAIAAAITAIMTGVAYKTSAEMAMHLGPFPRFEENREDMLRVIRNHRAAAYDATDAYEGLQIKPQGINARYCPDDLLKAATRAWDEALQMGERYGYRNAQVTVIAPTGTIGLIMDCDTTGIEPDFALVKFKKLSGGGYFKIINQSIPTALRNLGYSETEIKAIVDYARGTGSFEGAPYINHQTLSERGFIADELKKLDQAVASAFDISFVFNVYTLGEECLQRLGFRPEQYFSPDFNLLEALGFSEAEIEAANDYVCGTMTVEGAPYLKPEHLPVFDCANKCGKKGQRYIHPHGHIRMMAAVQPFISGAISKTINLPNEATVADIADCYYLSWELGLKACALYRDGSKLSQPLSNRADKKKEEQATDAAAAPAGSGKVDLNSLTIDEILEAARIKMQSSPDTSFMRALSRVVQRKTLPAKRRGFTQKAKINGQTIFLRTGEYGDGTLGEIFIDMHKEGATLRSMMNCFAIAVSIGLQYGVPLEEFVDKFVFTRFEPSGPVEHPNIKFATSIVDYIFRVLGYEYLHRTDLVHVPDPDRADENFMADELSAGQTDFSEARQAGNLQAPQRESAPEAQPGGKKQMAQVGSLANETTSLAGKQAGAGVQAGTQAYLRQMQSDAPTCPSCGHITVRSGTCYKCLNCGASLGCS, from the coding sequence ATGACAGCCAACAACCAAACCCTGAAAAAGGGGCTGCAGTTTAGTCGCTATTTTACCAAGGAAGGCATCAGCCCCTACGACATGTTTTCCTATGAACTCCGCAGTTCGGTGATCCGCAATCCGAATGGGGAAGTGATTTTCGAAATGAACAATGTGGAAGTGCCTTCCCACTGGTCGCAGATTGCTACCGATATTTTGGCGCAAAAATATTTCCGGAAGGCAGGCGTTCCCCAGCCTGATGGCAGCCTGGGACGGGAGACTTCGGTGAAACAGGTGGTGCATCGCCTGGCCAATTGCTGGCGCAACTGGGGCGAACGCTACGGCTATTTTGCTTCTGCTCAGGATGCGCAAGTGTTTTACGACGAACTGGTGTATTGCATGCTTAACCAGATGTGTGCACCCAACTCGCCCCAGTGGTTCAACACCGGGCTGTATGACAGTTATGGCATCAAGGGCAAACCCCAGGGACATTATTACGTGGATCCGGAAACCAAAGAGCTGAAGGAATCTACATCGGCCTACGAACGGCCGCAGCCGCATGCCTGCTTCATATTGAGTGTGGAAGATGATCTGGTGAATCCCGGTGGCATCATGGATCTATGGGTACGGGAAGCCCGTATTTTCAAATACGGTTCGGGCGTGGGTACCAATTTTTCCAATATCCGGGCTGAAGGCGAGAAACTAAGCGGGGGTGGTTCATCCAGCGGACTCATGAGCTTCCTGAAGATCGGCGACCGGGCCGCCGGCGCCATCAAATCGGGAGGCACTACCCGCCGTGCAGCCAAGATGGTGTGCCTGGATCTAGATCATCCCGAAGTGGTGGAATTCATCAACTGGAAGGTGGAGGAAGAAAAGAAAGTAGCGGCTCTCATTGCAGCCGGCTATTCGTCGGACTACGAAGGAGAGGCCTATCGCACGGTGTCGGGCCAGAATTCCAACAACTCGGTTCGTATTCCGAACGAATTTTTCCGCATCCTTGCCGAAGATGGCATCTGGGAGATGAAAGCCCGCACTACCGGCAAAACCATGAAAACCATCAAGGCACGCGAGCTGTGGGATAAAATTGCCTATGCCGCCTGGCGTTGTGCCGATCCGGGTGTACAGTTTGATACCACCATCAACGAATGGCATACCTGTCCGAAAGGAGGCCGCATCCGGGCATCTAACCCTTGCTCGGAATATATGTTTCTGGACAATACCGCCTGCAACCTGGCTTCCATCAACCTGAGGAAGTTCTATGATGAAACCGAAAACCGGTTTGATATTCCTGCTTTTGAATATGTGGTACGGCTGTGGACGGTGGTGCTGGAGATTTCCGTGCTCATGGCCCAGTTCCCTTCCAAAGAGGTTGCCCAGCTGAGCTATGATTATCGCACGCTGGGGCTGGGATATGCCAACCTGGGCTCCCTGCTGATGATCAACGGCATTCCCTACGACAGCGAAAAAGCCCGTGCCATAGCTGCTGCTATCACCGCTATCATGACGGGCGTAGCTTACAAGACTTCTGCCGAGATGGCCATGCACTTGGGCCCATTCCCGCGCTTTGAAGAAAACCGGGAAGATATGCTGCGCGTGATCCGCAACCATCGTGCAGCTGCCTACGATGCTACCGATGCCTACGAAGGCCTGCAGATCAAACCCCAGGGCATCAACGCCCGCTATTGCCCCGATGATCTGCTGAAAGCAGCTACCCGTGCCTGGGATGAAGCGCTGCAGATGGGCGAACGCTATGGTTACCGCAACGCTCAGGTTACCGTCATTGCCCCCACCGGCACCATTGGCCTGATCATGGATTGCGATACCACCGGCATTGAACCCGACTTTGCCCTGGTTAAATTCAAGAAACTATCAGGTGGTGGCTATTTCAAAATCATCAACCAGTCCATTCCCACTGCGCTTAGGAATCTGGGCTATAGCGAAACAGAAATCAAGGCTATCGTTGATTATGCCCGGGGCACCGGCAGCTTTGAAGGCGCGCCCTATATCAATCACCAGACCCTGAGTGAGAGAGGATTCATCGCCGACGAGCTGAAAAAGCTGGATCAGGCTGTAGCTTCAGCATTTGACATCAGCTTTGTATTTAACGTCTATACCCTGGGTGAAGAATGCCTGCAGCGCCTGGGATTCAGGCCGGAACAGTATTTCAGTCCGGACTTCAACCTGCTGGAGGCTTTGGGATTCAGCGAAGCAGAGATAGAGGCTGCAAACGACTATGTATGTGGCACCATGACGGTGGAAGGAGCGCCCTATCTGAAGCCGGAACATTTGCCAGTATTTGATTGTGCCAATAAATGCGGAAAGAAAGGCCAGCGTTATATCCATCCCCACGGCCATATCCGCATGATGGCAGCCGTGCAGCCCTTCATCTCCGGAGCCATTTCCAAAACCATCAACCTGCCCAATGAAGCTACCGTGGCCGATATTGCCGATTGCTACTACCTGAGCTGGGAACTGGGACTGAAAGCCTGCGCCCTGTACCGCGATGGTAGCAAACTGTCGCAACCCCTGAGCAACCGGGCCGACAAGAAAAAAGAAGAACAGGCTACCGATGCAGCTGCCGCACCGGCAGGCTCCGGTAAGGTAGATTTGAACAGCCTGACGATTGATGAAATCCTGGAAGCTGCTCGCATCAAAATGCAAAGCAGTCCCGATACTTCCTTCATGCGGGCCCTTTCGCGTGTGGTGCAACGCAAAACCTTGCCGGCCAAGCGCCGCGGCTTTACCCAGAAAGCCAAAATCAACGGGCAGACCATTTTCCTGCGCACCGGTGAATACGGCGATGGCACGCTGGGCGAGATTTTCATTGATATGCACAAGGAAGGGGCTACCCTGCGTTCCATGATGAACTGCTTTGCCATAGCGGTTTCCATTGGCCTGCAATACGGCGTGCCACTGGAAGAATTTGTGGACAAGTTTGTCTTCACCCGTTTTGAACCTTCCGGCCCGGTGGAACATCCCAATATCAAATTTGCCACGTCTATTGTGGATTATATTTTCCGGGTTCTGGGCTATGAATATTTGCACCGCACGGATCTGGTGCATGTGCCTGATCCGGACCGGGCGGACGAAAATTTCATGGCAGATGAGCTTTCCGCCGGACAGACGGATTTTTCTGAAGCCCGGCAGGCCGGTAACTTGCAGGCTCCGCAGCGGGAATCAGCTCCGGAAGCTCAGCCAGGAGGAAAAAAGCAAATGGCACAGGTCGGCTCGTTGGCCAATGAAACAACATCCCTGGCTGGTAAGCAGGCTGGTGCGGGGGTACAGGCCGGCACACAGGCCTATCTGCGCCAGATGCAGAGTGATGCACCCACCTGCCCAAGCTGCGGACATATTACCGTGCGCTCGGGCACTTGTTACAAATGCCTGAATTGCGGCGCCAGTCTGGGTTGCAGCTAA
- a CDS encoding Dph6-related ATP pyrophosphatase yields the protein MEKAFINWSGGKDATMAYFLLSQSARYQIRYLLTTFNEAYRRVSMHGVRESLLELQVRALGLPLKKIWLPEQASMEIYNQQMSHALKSLAEEGIHTAVFGDIFLEDLRQYREKQLAQAGMQAVFPLWQMDSRQLIEQFLEAGFRAIVVCVNAQKLDISFCGRLIDETFLQDLPPDVDPCGENGEYHSFVFDGPLFRFPVLFQKGEVVEKHFSPSTDASSEWDTRYWYCDLIPENENGA from the coding sequence ATGGAAAAGGCTTTCATCAACTGGAGTGGTGGAAAAGATGCCACGATGGCTTATTTTCTGCTTTCCCAATCAGCTCGGTATCAGATCCGGTATCTGCTTACCACTTTCAATGAAGCTTACCGACGGGTGTCTATGCATGGCGTCCGCGAGTCGCTTCTGGAACTGCAGGTCCGTGCACTGGGTCTTCCTTTGAAAAAAATCTGGCTGCCGGAACAAGCCTCCATGGAAATATACAACCAGCAAATGTCCCATGCCCTGAAAAGCCTGGCTGAGGAGGGTATTCATACGGCCGTGTTTGGTGATATCTTTCTGGAGGACCTGCGGCAGTACCGCGAAAAACAGCTGGCTCAGGCCGGCATGCAGGCTGTTTTTCCGCTCTGGCAGATGGACAGCCGGCAGCTCATCGAACAATTTCTGGAGGCCGGGTTTCGGGCGATTGTGGTTTGTGTAAATGCCCAAAAGCTCGATATCTCGTTCTGTGGCCGGTTGATTGACGAAACATTTCTGCAAGATCTTCCGCCTGATGTGGATCCCTGTGGGGAGAACGGTGAATATCACAGCTTTGTGTTTGACGGACCGTTGTTTCGGTTTCCGGTGTTGTTTCAAAAGGGAGAGGTTGTAGAAAAACATTTTTCACCCAGCACAGATGCCTCTTCCGAATGGGATACCCGATATTGGTATTGTGACCTGATTCCTGAAAATGAAAACGGCGCCTAG
- a CDS encoding YcxB family protein, translating to MLVEFTYDRTSVINALRVHFLSRSEVKFLRITLMILFGITVVGNLLGYVSFGAVFGIFMMILLLLLIFWFWLPVLTYNKSATFKDNIRLQLEDQGMAIGTRSGEHMIRWESFRNVVETRDYIYLYRNTRSFFIIPWSAFREEDRQAFRNLLHSKFASYEVSGSH from the coding sequence ATGCTGGTGGAATTTACCTATGATCGTACATCCGTTATCAATGCCCTGCGGGTGCATTTTCTTAGCAGGAGTGAGGTGAAATTTCTGAGGATTACACTCATGATCCTGTTCGGGATCACGGTGGTGGGCAATTTGCTGGGTTATGTCTCGTTCGGGGCTGTGTTTGGCATTTTTATGATGATTTTGCTGCTGCTACTTATTTTCTGGTTTTGGCTGCCGGTGCTTACCTACAACAAGTCGGCCACCTTCAAGGACAACATCCGTCTGCAGCTGGAAGATCAGGGCATGGCTATCGGTACCCGCAGCGGGGAACACATGATCCGCTGGGAGAGTTTCCGGAATGTGGTGGAAACACGTGATTACATTTACCTGTACCGCAATACCCGTTCGTTTTTCATTATTCCTTGGAGTGCTTTCCGGGAAGAAGACAGGCAGGCATTCCGTAACCTGCTGCACAGCAAGTTTGCCAGTTATGAGGTGAGCGGATCCCATTGA
- a CDS encoding purine-nucleoside phosphorylase, with translation MSINWPTRIQQTLSFLRDQGIHQVDAAIILGSGLDETLRYVSVLREIPYTDIPYFPEATVSFHKGQLIWGQIGSRYVLVMQGRFHYYEGYSLHEITFPVRVMQKTGARWLIISNAAGGIRTDLRKGDLVLIEDHINLLPDNPLRGLHDPSFGERFPDMSRPYDLNFQQLLKKQAQQEGIVLKSGVYAAMMGPSLETRAEYRFLRTIGADMVGMSTVPEVIVANQVKLPCTAISVITDECDPDHLEPVSVETILEVAHQADKQLSRLIAQCIHQWDPLTS, from the coding sequence ATGAGTATTAACTGGCCGACACGTATACAGCAAACCTTGTCTTTTCTCCGCGATCAAGGTATTCATCAGGTGGATGCAGCTATTATTCTAGGATCCGGACTGGATGAAACGCTTCGTTATGTATCAGTACTGCGAGAAATACCATACACAGATATTCCCTATTTCCCAGAAGCTACGGTGAGTTTTCACAAAGGGCAGTTGATCTGGGGACAGATAGGATCCCGGTACGTACTTGTGATGCAGGGCCGGTTTCATTACTATGAAGGGTATAGCCTCCATGAAATCACATTTCCCGTAAGGGTTATGCAAAAAACCGGGGCTCGCTGGCTTATTATCAGCAATGCAGCCGGTGGCATCCGCACTGATCTTCGCAAAGGTGATCTGGTTTTGATAGAAGACCATATCAATTTGCTTCCGGATAATCCTTTACGAGGCCTGCACGACCCATCATTTGGTGAACGGTTTCCGGATATGAGCCGGCCCTATGACCTGAATTTTCAGCAGCTGCTAAAAAAGCAAGCCCAGCAGGAAGGCATTGTCCTGAAATCAGGGGTATATGCTGCCATGATGGGACCGAGCCTGGAAACACGCGCCGAATACCGATTCCTGCGTACCATTGGCGCCGATATGGTGGGGATGAGCACTGTACCCGAAGTTATTGTGGCCAATCAGGTAAAGCTTCCCTGCACTGCCATTAGCGTGATTACAGATGAATGCGATCCTGACCACCTTGAGCCGGTAAGCGTGGAAACTATCCTGGAGGTAGCTCATCAGGCCGACAAACAACTCAGCCGCCTCATCGCCCAATGTATTCATCAATGGGATCCGCTCACCTCATAA
- a CDS encoding DUF547 domain-containing protein → MFWTFHGELAMGICLSLVSASVFSFPPGKPLVTDCVRLSEELLYAVRTGDSTQAVTDSLAQADEQILVHELRDDSAKKAFWLNLYNAFVQILLQDDTTAYRHRSAFFSRKSITVAGHLLSLDDIEHGMLRHSKIKWSLGYLNKPFPSAFEKALRVNKVDYRIHFALNCGARSCPPIAFYDPVHIDQQLDLATQNYLYNEVKYDSVRNILYLPAIMGWFRHDFGGKQHMIALVSQLGFLPRNADPKIRFKKYDWTLFLHHFQNNSSL, encoded by the coding sequence ATGTTTTGGACATTTCATGGAGAATTAGCAATGGGAATCTGTCTGTCATTGGTTTCTGCGTCTGTATTCTCTTTTCCCCCGGGAAAGCCCCTGGTAACGGATTGCGTCCGTTTATCGGAAGAGCTGCTCTATGCCGTGCGCACCGGCGATTCCACACAAGCGGTAACTGATTCATTAGCACAGGCTGATGAACAAATCCTCGTCCATGAATTGCGGGATGATTCTGCCAAAAAAGCATTCTGGTTGAATCTGTACAATGCTTTTGTGCAAATCCTGCTCCAGGACGACACTACAGCTTATCGCCACCGTTCAGCATTTTTCAGCCGGAAGAGCATTACTGTTGCCGGTCATCTCCTTAGCCTCGACGATATTGAACACGGTATGCTTAGGCATTCCAAAATCAAATGGAGCCTGGGATATCTCAACAAGCCGTTTCCTTCTGCATTTGAAAAAGCATTGCGGGTTAATAAGGTAGACTACCGGATTCATTTTGCGCTCAATTGCGGAGCGCGCAGCTGTCCGCCTATTGCCTTTTATGATCCGGTTCATATAGATCAACAGCTGGACCTGGCAACCCAAAATTATCTCTACAATGAAGTGAAATACGACAGTGTGCGGAACATCTTGTATTTACCTGCCATCATGGGCTGGTTCCGACACGATTTTGGAGGCAAACAGCATATGATAGCATTGGTTAGTCAGCTGGGTTTTTTGCCCAGGAATGCCGATCCAAAAATCCGCTTTAAAAAATATGACTGGACATTATTTCTTCATCATTTTCAAAACAACAGCAGTTTATGA
- a CDS encoding arsenosugar biosynthesis-associated peroxidase-like protein, which yields MSQTSHYYNAQDLARFGQIGEFQPTLAEKFFAYYGEVFQDGALTAKEKALIALAVAHAVQCPYCIDAYTTESYSKGWSEAQMMEAVHVAAAIRGGASLVHGVQMMNRVKDIAM from the coding sequence ATGAGCCAGACATCTCACTATTACAATGCCCAGGACCTGGCCCGGTTTGGGCAGATCGGGGAATTTCAACCCACACTTGCTGAAAAGTTTTTCGCTTATTACGGCGAAGTATTTCAGGACGGAGCCTTAACGGCCAAGGAAAAGGCGCTTATTGCACTCGCAGTAGCCCATGCGGTACAATGTCCCTATTGTATTGATGCCTATACCACTGAATCCTACAGCAAGGGTTGGAGCGAAGCGCAGATGATGGAAGCTGTACATGTGGCAGCAGCCATTCGGGGCGGGGCTTCCCTGGTACATGGAGTACAGATGATGAACCGCGTGAAAGACATAGCCATGTAA